In Oryza sativa Japonica Group chromosome 8, ASM3414082v1, the sequence AGGCTTGaagtcatagtagtagaaccttgagcaccaagcccccctacctagcgcgccactgtcgacgggggatacccgtagaccggatatagagagtattggggtacgttggaacgaggatctacgtaatacgacatcaagcaaacgaaagataaggattatactggttcaggccccttgataggtaatagccctaatccagttggtatgggattatgtGATGGAAATTaaagattacaaagggaataatggaactcgatgataccgacgagaccgtagtcgagttggttcgactagatcacccggcgacttggctcctgtaagctctggcttcgtaggctgtggtggatgtgttggcggtgagattcaatgccttaggtcctgcccagggggtcccttttataccgcgggtcagttgatctctAAGTTGGACTCGAAGATATCGGACCCCACACGGTATGGCAAAAACctagtcttgtccgagtagaacTCCTTCCATCCGTGGATTCTGTATCTATTtcgtgatagatttccttaacgCATACAGAAACTATCCGTATACGCACTGGTATACCATATCAGTATACAACGTATATCCAAGGACatagggtataccttatccgtaaccctgacagagtGTGAGGGCCTTgagtcgcccatgtaataaagtacTTGTTTTATGTTTCCGCAAGTGTGCCTTGTAATAAATCAACAATGTCTATGTGTACCTCGCCTCTTGGGAGGAGGATTAATGCACCGAGTGTTTGGAAATGGTGTATATTTCCAGGCGTGACAGAAGTACTGGATGCGCTGCATCTCCACGCGCCGCCcatcggggggaggggggcggagggggagggggatgcCGTCCGTCGCGGAGgtggaagggggagggggagggggaggggagggcggtggaGGATGAGGTGAAAGAGGagggggccgccgccgccgccgtggtgcgcCGCAGCTGCCTCCGCCGACAGCCGCCGGCCGCGGGAGCACGCTAGATCtgccggaggggagggcgccgcctccgcctggcAGCCGCTGGTGGAGGGAGCCCCCCGCCAccccctgctctgctcgccgccaccgctcgcggGTGCTCGTCACCTCCGCCAGCCGGCCACCAGCCGCGGGAGCCCGCGCGCCTCTgccagggagggagagagacgagagagagagacgggggaggggagggagatgatagagagagagagggaggcatTCGAGAAGGGCTGGGAGGGATCGATACAAGTAGATATGGCTAGGAGAGATACTCGGCTCCGTCTCGGCTCAAAGGTATAGGTGCCAGTTCTTTAAATAACCGGTACCTATAAtatactataggtgccggttattttaaaaaacaggCATCTAtagtataggtgccggttctagcgtgtataaaggtgccggttatatatttttttccatcgTGGGGAGGTGGGAAAAGCTATGTGCCGGTCCCTATGAAGGTTCTCGTAGTAGTGGCAAGATCCTACGGCGAAGAAAACGTTAAATaccccaagaaaaaaaaaatcggctgACAGATATTTAGCAAAATCGTTGACGTAGACATATACATGGAGTATATGAACACAACTACGACAAAGTTCTGCCCAGTAAAAACGGCCCAACGAATCTCTGACAGTCACGCAGGAAGCCTGCATCTCCCCAAAGACCCACTTATACCTACTCTACCATCATCCATGAGGAGTAGCCCTGAGCCCCTGACCCGGTCTCCATCTCCTGGCTGGGTCTATATAATATAACCATCACCCAGGGCGTCTCTCTCAATCATACCATCACAAACACCAACTGCAACTGGAGTAGATAGCGCTACCTCTCTCCGGGCTGAAAGCTACTGGCCATTATCATTGTTCTTCCAGCCATGGATCAGCTGCTGGCCCTGGCGGTGGCAGTCCCGCTGTTTGCTCTTGCCAGTGCACTTGCTGCTGCCTCTGCTACGCCGGTCAACAAGTCCTGCCTCAATGGTagcaccggcgccgccgtcagCATAGGGTACGGTGGTGCCAGCGCTAgcgctggcgccggcgccggcgtgtcTCTTGGCACCGACGCGTACTGGTTGGCCTGCCCACTTGCCGAGGAGATCGTCCGCGACGTCGTGGAGAGGGCTGTCGCCGCCGACCCCCGCATGGCGGCGTCCCTCCTCCGTCTCCACTTCCACGACTGCTTTGTCAATGTGATTATCTTTCTGTTTGCCGCGCTACATGTGTGAAGTGGTCGTCACTCGTCAGGGCCATTGATGTGAGCATGTCGATGTGTGTTTTTTGCTAGGGCTGTGATGGCTCCGTGCTCTTGGACGACAAGCCGTTATTCATCGGCGAGAAGACGGCCGGGCCGAACGCAAACTCGCTCCGGGGATTCGAGGTTATCGACGCCATCAAAGCCGAGCTCGAGAACGCGTGCCCGGAGACCGTCTCCTGCGCTGACgtcctcgccatcgccgcgcgcgaCTCTGTCGTGGCAGTAAGCCATATCTAGCTAATAGCCAAGCAGATATATACCACGCATGTGTGTAAACCATCCAAACTGTAATTGTTGCTCACGTTGTGGTTGTGTCTTTTTCGAATGATCAGTCAGGCGGGCCGAGCTGGCAGGTGGAAGTCGGCCGGAAGGACAGCCGCACGGCGAGCCTGCAGGGCGCCAACACCAACCTCCCGGCGCCCACGTCCGGCGTCGCCACCCTCGTGCAGAAGTTCCGGAACGTTGGCCTCTCGGCCAAAGACATGGTCGCTCTCTCCGGTAACCAAGGCTCCTCCATCTTCGAATTCGAATACGTTACAGATAGCTCGCATATGTTCATGGATTGCGTCCATGCATGACGCAGGCGCGCACACCATTGGTAAGGCGCGGTGCACGACGTTCAGCGCACGCCTCGCTGGCGTCGGCgcctcggccggcggcggtgccaCTCCAGGTGACCTTTCGTTCCTCGAGTCACTGCACCAGCTGTGCGCAGTGTCCGCCGGCTCGGCGCTGGCGCACCTGGACCTTGTCACGCCGGCCACTTTCGACAACCAGTACTACGTCAACCTGCTCTCCGGCGAGGGCTTGCTGCCGTCCGACCAGGCGCTGGCCTCGGCCGGAGCAGCTGCTGCCGGGGCGGAGGACGTGGCCGGCCTCATCGCAGCCTACGCTTTCGATGCGTTGCTCTTCTTCGACGACTTCGCATCATCTATGCTACGGATGGGGAGGCTGGCGCCGGGAGCGGGCACCGCCTCCGGCGAGGTCCGCCGCAACTGCCGGGTGgtgaactagctagctaggttgcTGCATGAAACAAGAAGGAAGCTGATTATGCTCCCAAAATTAATTAGGAGTATCTGTGCATCAGATAATTGCGCCagctatatatgtatgtgtctgCTAGTTTCTCAATCTAGTCATGTATCGTTAATTAGCTAAAAAGATGATAGCTGGAttatccattatcttaaaaaaaattaactaatggTGTCTGATATTTGATTTGTTTAGTTAATCAGCTTAtctgatatatatatgactatcCTGCATGTAATCGAATAACTATACTAATAAAATCGGGCAAGTCATTTTCAGTCATATATATTACAGGATGTGATACAAATAAtcacattaaaaaaataaaaatgtttatTGCACAAGCTATATTCTAAACAAAATTTATAGCGCACGTACTGAAACCTTTAGAGCATCCCAGCAGCTCCTCTATCCGATTCTCCATCCCTAAATTGGCGCATAGGAGCGAAAAAACCAGCTCCAGCAGATGCGCCATCCAGTCATTCAAAACTAGCGCATGCGCCAAAAccggagagagaaaggggaaatatagcatgtctctctcctcacgCCATATCACAACGACCGCGCTCCCGCCCCCATCCGGAGTTCGGCGACCTCTCCTCCAAAGCGACCTCCCCTCCATCGTTGTCGTCGCCGGCccgtttttgattttttttacagaggACGGTGGAGAGGGAGGGTTTAGCCGTGGAGTgagggtggagagggagaggcataCCAGATCtagaaggagagaggggagagcggCGAGGcagccgacggggagagaggagcggcggcggcgtcctcgatCCGCAGCCTGCGCCGTCCCCGATCCgcagccggcgccgtcgccgctaggGCCGACCAGCGTCGTTGTCACTGCTCGGGCCGCCTGGCGTCGCTCACCGCCCGGCACCTCCGTTGCCGCTCGCGCCTCTCaagtccgccgccgcagctcaaCCTCAAACCCCGTCACCATTCTTGCAATGACGCTGTAGGGGCCAGTGGTGGAGTGGGGATTGaatgagaggggaggggaggggaggggaggggattagagaggagggaggcgagagcGGAGGATTGGAGGAGGGAGTGAAGGTGCGTGTGGTGTAGCGAGGCGGTCGAGGGTGGGGGATGCGATGGAGCTGTGCGGCAAGAGGAAGGGGATCGATGAGGAGTTGAGGACCTATGCAGATCGATTCCAACCGgttttgttttttattcttTATACCCTTTTCACCCTTTATTAAGGACTAAGTACATTCAGTGGTTGGGTTAATCACTTTATTAGGTTCTAAACAAATCAGCGGAAGTCAATTACCCGTTATTGCGATTAATAACGCAGATTAAAATTTAGTAGTACAAAATATATCCCATAAAACACAAATATAGGGTTAGTTGAaagatattattaaaatataggaGGATGGGATATGTATGATGTAATATAGATGATCTGTTGGAGTGGGAAGCAATATGAATGAGGAATATTTTTTGGATGACCATCCATATAGGTATTTAGAGGATAAAATATGGATAAGCTGCTGGGATGCTCTTACAATGAAAAAGGTGCTAAGTTACATACCTGCGTTTCATCAATATTAAGCGATCAATGTCAGCAAATATCATGCTATCTATTTCAAGATAGATAAACATGCACCGTATTATGCACAATGGCATACGTTGTAAAGAAGCAAGTAATCACGCGGAAGAAAACGAGTCAATATGGATAGTTTGTCAGAGAACATTAATTGCTATTAACAAATTTATATTGAACCAAAATATGAATAAACATATCCCATAACTTTTATAAATTACACATATTTATTTACATGGTGAATCATTATAATCTAATACGACCACAATAAAATTCATAAATGAATTTGCCATGGTTACCCACTTTGTCGACGCACTATGCCAGAGCAGCTCACCTCTAACGACATACCTGTGATGGGCCAAAGTGATGGTCATTGATAACCGTCACCTTTGATGGGTCCTACAGGATGCCGTTATCAGTGAGCCCTCCGGCTATAGACCGTCATAGGTATCAAGTCAGCTGTTATGGGCCGAAAATGAAACCCGTCAGATGAACACCTCTGTCAGATTCCACttccggcccgtcacaggtgacttgATACCTGTGATGGGCCGTGCCTCTccggcccgtcagaggtgtggTTCAGTCACCTCAAACAGGTTTTAACCCTAACCTATTTGGGGTGAGTTGCGGTGTATATATACCCCTAGCGGCCACCTACTTTCCATCCCAACCCAATGCATTGTTCACATTTCGGGTGGGAGGGTGTGGAGTGCGATTTTTGGCTGGAAATGGAGGTAAAAAactttaataattatttttttctaacgtATATTATGCATTGTGTTTTACACTCTTTATGTTATTAATTGCAGATGGACCGAAGTTGGATGTACGATATTCGCCGTTCGTCCCTAGAGTATAGGGAGGGGGTCACTGCATTCATTAGTTTTGTGGATAATGACATGAAAAATAGTATGAGCAAATATATGTTGTGTCCATGTGTAGATTGTAATAATGAGAAGATGTTCGAGAATAGTTTATGGGTTCAATCTCATATGATCCGTATAAGATTCATGGACGACTATAGATGTTGGAGCAAGCATGATGTTTGATGGTAGTTTGTACATGCTTATAAAATATAATCACTTGTATATTGTgtattagggcctgtttagattccacccgaaattttacaccctgtcacatcgaacgtttgaacacctgcatgaagtattagaTATAGGCTAACAagaactaattacacagattgtgacTACTTtggagacgaatcttttaagcataatttctccatgatttgataatatggtgctatagtaaacatgtgtcaataatggattaattaggcttaataaatttgtctcacggtttactgacggatactataattagatttttttattagtacccgAACACCCCATAAAAcacctatataatacccgatatgacacgccaaaactttacaacCCTATATCTAAAAACCCCTTAATGGTTGATTGCAAGAAACAGGTCAATTAGCTAGGTAGCGATTCCAACGTCATCACacaagctaattaattaaatgattcatgcatgcatgtacgtacAGAGGTGGCCTGACATTTGGTCGGGTAGATGTGccgtttttttttgacaaattgaaccttttcaaaaacttatttcgaaactaacccctaccaaaaacttcaaccaaaaataggccgtTCGCTCAGCGCCATGcgcattggcgctgaggttggacATGTCAGTGCCAACGGTCGTGGGCGCTGACctcgtgccaccgtggcggccgggccgatcccccagctgacgtggcagctacctcagcgccGACCGCTTCGGCGCTGAGATGGCCAATCTCAGCGCCATCCGCTTCGGCGCTAAGGTGGGACTTAGCCTTTTCGGCCGAGTCCCGACCCAGCAGGCCGTCTGTCTGGCTGGcgggggggggaggaggggggtgtaacgccccgattttcgttcgggtttaaaaatctttaaataatgcatttcctagaaattaaataaaaaagttaagcaatttaatcaagtggaatAATGGGAGAACTAAAATTttccctttaaaaatcattggccgggaatattttgtaatattctttgtgccctaatgtactctccggaattttccgtgaattttcggagctcaagaaatagtTTCAATAGCAaaaagatcattgcatcaattagaataaaaagaaaacaaataaaatttcccctctttgtctttgggccgctttcggcccaagatcttcttccccttcctccatTCCCCCCCCCATCCGGCCCGGCCGGTCTCCTTTTCCTCCTCGGCCCGCCCGGCCCTCTCTCTCAAAGTCTGCTTCCCCCCCCAACCGgtctcccctcttcctctggctgacaggtgggacccgcggccccacctgtcatctcctacCTCTAGCTCCATCCccaaccgccgccatggccgccacatcctcccacgtcgccgcctctcccgcgggACTCCCTCTCCTGCGCGTGCGTGGACGCGGTCATcgcccacgtccgcgccgtttccccccctctccccgcaaaatccggccacgtcgccgcctcccgcacctctctctcctcccacgtcgccggccaattTCCACCCCTCTCGGGCTCgatcccgcctcccctcccctataaagAGCATCCCCGGGGCttcctctcccgtttccccctcctccccgagcCCGCGGCGCCTTTTCccgctctccccgcgcgcgccccAGCTCCGCCGCTCCTCGGCGAactccagccgcgccgcgccgccgctctcgttcACCCCGCactgcgccgtcgccctccccggCATCGCAGCCGCCGTGCGCACCCCGTCcaccgctccatttcccctctccaCCTTCGAAGCGCCGCAGCCACGCGCACCACccctttccgccgccgccgccggctccagcCGCCTCTTCTCGCAGCTTCAGCCaccgccgtgccgtgccgtcgccaccgtcggcaTCGCCGCGCCGAGCTCCACCCCGTCCTACACCTCTTTTCCCCAAATCTCCCACCAAAATTCCACCTCCGCTGTCCACCCGAGCCACCTCAACTataccgcctccagccgccgcctctcgccgctctAGCCGTCGTCGCGCAGCGTCGCCGCGCTCCACCGCACCCTGGCTGCCACTCCACTCCGTCCAGAACCCCACGGGAGCCGCTTTTCCAAAGTCAAGGTCTTGCCGGCCCTCGGCCGCGGCTCCGTTGTGGCCGGGCGTCGTCGGAACGTTGTTCCCGTCGCCTCCCATCccagccgccgccatcctttccgccgccggtcgtcgccgagGCCGCCCGCGCCGTCTTCCCGAGAAGGCGTCACCGCCgcccgttgtcgtcgtcgtccttcccGCGTCGGTGAGCATctccctccgcctcccctccctttctttttctctctttgcccgccggccgccgcatgcgtgtcgccgtcgcgccgcgccgcgccgccgccggtgtcgccgccggtggccgtccgGCTGCGCGCCGCCGTCTGGTCGGGTTGGTCGGCGAGCCAACCCACCCCTCCGCCTTGCACCTCtaccgtggactcggtccacggtgggctAGATCCTTTTGCccgctgacgcgtggggcccgctCATTTGGTGGACCCGGTCCAAGCCCGCACCTCCTTGACCCGCTGACGtgttgggcccacctgtcggcgccggcgccccttgctgacgtcagcgaatgccatttcctttgagaaaatatttaataattgcgcaataaatcgagtttaattatagaaatccatttaaatggctcaaaacttctaaaattcatatctaattcattcgaactccgaattgagccattcaacttgcaaaattcatctaaaattaagctctacatgtttgtttactttttatgtactgtttccttggtttttattagggtttttcctcgttttgcgtgccagcgtgtagtttccgtcgtttcggaagtccgcggtcgcgaggaaaagagttcggaaaatccaagtgaagaagcaaggcaagtcacacattctccttgagcatgttgatcccaatttataaatgttttaccgtttacaaataaatatgcatgttttgctaattacatgggatcagggttttcctatctgctcgcttgtgccatgtttacttgatatctatcctttgtcaaacttgggtgataaattgactagctcgtgttacttatgtgacctagctagaactatatgcttagccatgcttaattaccactagctcagtcgatgggataattgcagtattagacattctagtatcttgttgagccgcgtgctcgagacatctggccatgttttatggtcgtaattatccaactaaaatgcgactgaatggtgggctgtgggtgcatggttttgtgagtcgcacccatggcaattaaggaccggttcacgggaaaccctggaagacttacagtgcttaccacaagcgggaatgggtaactgcttgatctgaagtatagctcgaccctttcctaggcaccggtggcgagggtgggcgtgatggagttgggtcggccggggtgtccggttgtccagctgccggattcaccgcggcgcaagaggggaccgcccactgccttttgaggggtgggggtgaaaccttagcgtggtgtggatggttaggggagggttatgcgaagggtctcgtcacaatcactcgacatggtgacgtgtgcatcatgggcacatgatgacgcggtgacatgtcggtgggttgtgtcttgtgggtacagttgtgcacctctggccagagtaaaactattcgaatagccgtgcccgcggttatgggcgatcgaccagattcaccgtgattagtctcacacttaataaatcgacccaatgcactgtagtacaggtgggttggttgggcctgttcaacgtggtgtagcgttgatcagtggagattttaatgttactttaattactcaacagttttactgttttgctcaataaaatgttttacaaccgcctttatgcaaatagccacaaaccgtccttgtgttccccttgcacgtctgcatcgttggtgtggcttgctgagtacggtggttgtactcagccttgctattattcccccttttcagaagtgtagtgcttctgagctgaagatggagttagaggaccaaggctcagaccccagttgagttttgcctgtggagtggagctgaagccctgctaggatcgcctttttccgctgctgctgcttttgtttcggtgtgaggactaagtgcctcttctgtaagtattttacgctttatttacgtttggaactgtgtattacttgtcgttttgtgtaccctggctggtcctggacagggatttaatacacaaaatagtctggaaatttgggctaaatttctgggcgtgacaggggGGTACCTCAGCGCCAGAAGAAATGGCGCCGAGACTAAGCACATCATTGCCACGTACCCTGGCGCTGAGATGGAACTTAGCAAGGTCGGCCATGGCCCAGtccagcaagccttctggatggcttgcgggctgggacgttagcgccagccataatggcgctggCCCTGGGCACCTCAGCGCCAAGGCACCTAGCGCTAAGGTTGGACTTAGCCGGCTCGGCCAtggcccagcccagcaagccttTTGGATGGCTGGGCTGGGAGCTCAGCGCCAAGGCGTCTGGCACGGGCCTGGAGTATGTCAGCGCCATTTTGCCTGGCGCTAAGGTTCCAGACCTGCTGTAATAAGCAGCACAGCTCTCTGCCCAGTCCTGCTTAACACAACCACACCATAATAAAGCCGGAccaatctatccatctacaatATTTAACCCATACATaaacattaattaatttgaaaatAATCTCTAAATACCATAACAATCCCAAAACTTCCAAACCTATCAACATGTCCAACTTTTCCATAAAACAATACCTAATTGTTTCAACTAAAATACTACACattattcataaaaaaattcccTTCTCCTGTATAGTGCCTAGACCTCACCACACATCAACCCCTTGCATCCATTTCAATCACCACACATCAATCCAACAAAGCCCTAACCATCACCACACATCTTCCGCATTACATCCCCACCCACATTATCCAATTAACATCCCAATCCGAGCCAATAATTATCACACCACGGTTGGAaccaaaacaatgcaaaatatCCAATAAAACATGGGGGAAATTAGGGTTTCTAGAGGAGTTTACATTCTCAATCGATCTCCAACTCA encodes:
- the LOC4345222 gene encoding peroxidase 40; this translates as MDQLLALAVAVPLFALASALAAASATPVNKSCLNGSTGAAVSIGYGGASASAGAGAGVSLGTDAYWLACPLAEEIVRDVVERAVAADPRMAASLLRLHFHDCFVNGCDGSVLLDDKPLFIGEKTAGPNANSLRGFEVIDAIKAELENACPETVSCADVLAIAARDSVVASGGPSWQVEVGRKDSRTASLQGANTNLPAPTSGVATLVQKFRNVGLSAKDMVALSGAHTIGKARCTTFSARLAGVGASAGGGATPGDLSFLESLHQLCAVSAGSALAHLDLVTPATFDNQYYVNLLSGEGLLPSDQALASAGAAAAGAEDVAGLIAAYAFDALLFFDDFASSMLRMGRLAPGAGTASGEVRRNCRVVN